One Bradyrhizobium sp. ISRA464 genomic window carries:
- a CDS encoding GGDEF domain-containing protein yields MVKLLDEHERTLAFAEVALGQIRSLRQTAVPRNYEIWYVYATGYNAPLNKIINETLARSGTLSEADLEQIYETYLSHIKTSDRIDKVGARVIGEIDDVMKLITDALGVSAAYDASLAGASDRLATATTRDQIKAIVEGLVKSTREMRETNLALEARLALSRSEISDLQHSLEAIRAESLTDPLTGLGNRKYFDRSIDMAVQAALASSEPLSLLMFDIDHFKSFNDSYGHLTGDQVLRLVAQSLRQTIKGQDITARYGGEEFAVVLPNTALRQALTVADHIRRAVMAKELKKKSTGEILGRVTISVGVSMLKPGDDTDSLIERADACLYAAKRAGRNRVVCEADPEYSAETQNRVA; encoded by the coding sequence GTGGTCAAACTGCTGGACGAACACGAACGCACATTGGCATTCGCCGAAGTCGCGCTTGGCCAGATCCGCTCCCTTCGTCAGACCGCAGTCCCCCGCAACTATGAAATCTGGTACGTCTACGCGACCGGATACAACGCCCCCCTCAACAAGATCATCAACGAGACGCTGGCGCGCAGTGGAACGCTCAGCGAAGCCGATCTTGAACAAATCTACGAAACCTACCTTTCGCACATCAAGACATCCGACCGCATCGACAAGGTCGGCGCCCGCGTCATCGGCGAGATCGACGACGTTATGAAGCTGATCACCGATGCGCTGGGCGTATCGGCGGCCTACGACGCAAGCCTGGCCGGCGCCAGCGACAGGCTCGCGACCGCAACGACGCGCGACCAGATCAAGGCCATCGTCGAGGGGCTGGTGAAATCGACTCGAGAGATGCGCGAGACCAATTTGGCGCTGGAAGCGCGGCTTGCTCTCTCCAGGTCCGAGATCAGCGATCTGCAGCACAGTCTCGAAGCGATCCGCGCCGAGAGCCTGACCGATCCGCTGACCGGCCTCGGTAACCGGAAGTATTTCGACCGCTCGATCGACATGGCGGTGCAGGCCGCGCTCGCCAGCAGCGAACCGTTGTCGCTCCTGATGTTCGACATCGACCACTTCAAGTCGTTCAACGACTCCTATGGTCACCTCACCGGCGACCAGGTGCTGCGGCTGGTCGCGCAATCGCTGAGGCAGACCATCAAGGGCCAGGACATCACAGCCCGCTACGGCGGCGAAGAATTCGCGGTGGTGCTGCCCAATACCGCGCTGCGCCAGGCGCTGACGGTCGCCGACCATATCCGGCGCGCGGTGATGGCCAAGGAATTGAAGAAGAAGTCCACCGGCGAGATCCTTGGCCGCGTCACCATTTCGGTCGGCGTCTCCATGCTGAAGCCGGGCGACGACACGGATTCCCTGATCGAGCGTGCCGATGCATGCCTCTATGCCGCCAAGCGCGCCGGCCGCAACCGCGTGGTCTGCGAAGCCGATCCGGAATACAGCGCCGAGACGCAGAACCGCGTGGCGTAG
- a CDS encoding iron-sulfur cluster assembly accessory protein has product MDTTAPVAKPKPRPRPQVMKLTDAAAERITELAKRADSEIVGLRVGIKNGGCAGQSYTVEYAHEIRPTDEVVEDKGVKILVDPKAVLFLLGTEMDYVADKMQAQFVFNNPNQVSACGCGESVQLKPAKV; this is encoded by the coding sequence ATGGATACCACCGCACCAGTCGCCAAGCCGAAGCCGCGGCCGCGCCCGCAGGTCATGAAGCTGACCGATGCCGCGGCCGAACGGATCACGGAACTTGCCAAGCGCGCCGATTCCGAGATCGTCGGTCTTCGCGTCGGCATCAAGAACGGTGGCTGCGCCGGGCAGTCCTACACCGTCGAATACGCCCACGAGATCCGCCCGACCGACGAAGTGGTCGAGGACAAGGGTGTGAAGATCCTGGTCGATCCGAAGGCTGTGTTGTTCCTGCTCGGCACCGAGATGGACTACGTGGCCGACAAGATGCAGGCTCAATTCGTCTTCAACAACCCGAACCAGGTCTCGGCCTGCGGCTGCGGCGAGTCGGTGCAGCTCAAGCCAGCCAAGGTCTAG
- a CDS encoding VOC family protein, with protein MPKLSGVIETALYVDDLDRAGAFYADVLGLEPLTSDSRFLAFDVGGRNVLLLFRRGATLEAIHLPGGTIPPHDGSGPIHAAFAIAADELPAWEKRLGEHDVAIEARTDWPRGGKSIYFRDPDNHLLELVTPGVWAIY; from the coding sequence TTGCCAAAATTATCCGGTGTCATCGAAACAGCACTTTACGTCGATGATCTCGACCGCGCGGGCGCATTCTACGCGGATGTGCTCGGTCTTGAGCCGCTGACGAGCGATTCGCGGTTTCTCGCGTTCGATGTGGGCGGCCGCAACGTTCTTCTGCTGTTTCGTCGTGGCGCGACGCTGGAGGCGATCCATCTTCCTGGCGGCACCATACCGCCGCATGACGGAAGCGGGCCGATTCACGCGGCGTTTGCAATTGCCGCGGACGAGCTGCCGGCTTGGGAGAAGCGGCTTGGCGAGCACGATGTCGCGATCGAAGCTAGGACTGATTGGCCGCGCGGGGGGAAAAGCATCTACTTCCGCGATCCGGACAATCACCTGCTCGAACTGGTCACGCCGGGCGTATGGGCGATCTACTAA
- a CDS encoding SUF system Fe-S cluster assembly protein, with protein MTDTAEVKPATIETSSALPAEETERLSAEIIAALKTVFDPEIPADIYELGLIYKVDLKDDRSVDIVMTLTTPNCPAAGELPTMVENAVASVPGVGVVNVNLVWDPAWTPDRMSDEARLVLNMW; from the coding sequence ATGACCGACACAGCCGAAGTCAAGCCGGCCACCATCGAGACCAGCTCCGCGCTGCCCGCGGAGGAGACTGAGCGCCTGAGCGCCGAGATCATCGCCGCGCTGAAGACGGTGTTCGACCCGGAAATCCCGGCCGACATCTACGAGCTCGGCCTGATCTACAAGGTCGACCTCAAGGACGATCGCTCCGTCGACATCGTGATGACCCTGACCACGCCGAATTGCCCGGCTGCCGGCGAGCTGCCGACGATGGTGGAGAACGCGGTCGCGAGCGTCCCCGGCGTCGGCGTCGTCAACGTCAATCTGGTGTGGGACCCGGCCTGGACGCCGGATCGGATGTCGGACGAGGCGCGCCTCGTTCTCAATATGTGGTGA
- a CDS encoding cysteine desulfurase: MRMHPAVANGAYDVARVRQDFPALAMQVYGKPLVYLDNAASAQKPNAVLDRMTEAYKTEYANVHRGLHYLANAATEAYEGARGKVAKFVNARRNEEIVFTRNVTEAINLVASSWGEPNIGEGDEIVVSIMEHHSNIVPWHFLRERHGAVIKWAPVDDEGNFLIEEFEKLLTPRTRIVAITQMSNALGTLVPVKEVVRLAHARGIPVLVDGAQGAVHLPVDVQDLDCDFYAFTGHKVYGPTGIGVLYAKHEHLVAMRPFNGGGEMIREVARDWITYGDPPHKFEAGTPPIVEAIGLGAAIDYVNSIGKERIAAHEHGLLTYAQERLREINSLRLIGTARNKGPVISFEMKGAHPHDVATVIDRQGIAVRAGTHCVMPLLERFNVTATCRASFGMYNTREEVDHLAQALIKARELFA; the protein is encoded by the coding sequence GTGAGGATGCATCCGGCAGTGGCCAACGGCGCTTACGACGTCGCCCGCGTGCGGCAGGATTTTCCGGCGCTGGCCATGCAGGTCTATGGCAAGCCGCTGGTCTATCTCGACAACGCCGCCTCGGCGCAGAAGCCGAATGCGGTGCTCGACCGCATGACCGAGGCTTACAAGACTGAGTATGCCAACGTGCATCGCGGTCTGCACTACCTCGCCAACGCCGCGACAGAAGCCTATGAGGGCGCCCGCGGCAAGGTCGCGAAGTTCGTCAACGCACGCCGCAACGAGGAGATCGTCTTCACCCGCAACGTCACCGAGGCGATTAACCTCGTGGCGTCGTCCTGGGGCGAGCCGAATATTGGGGAAGGCGACGAGATCGTCGTCTCGATCATGGAGCACCACTCCAACATTGTGCCTTGGCACTTCCTGCGGGAACGCCATGGCGCTGTCATCAAGTGGGCGCCGGTCGACGATGAGGGCAATTTCCTGATCGAGGAGTTCGAGAAGCTCCTGACCCCGCGCACCAGGATCGTCGCAATCACCCAAATGTCGAACGCGCTCGGCACCTTGGTGCCAGTGAAAGAGGTCGTCCGGCTGGCCCATGCCCGCGGCATTCCGGTGCTGGTCGACGGCGCCCAGGGCGCGGTGCACCTGCCGGTTGACGTGCAGGACCTCGATTGCGATTTCTATGCGTTCACCGGCCACAAGGTCTACGGGCCGACCGGCATCGGCGTGCTCTACGCCAAGCATGAGCACTTGGTGGCGATGCGGCCGTTCAACGGCGGCGGCGAGATGATCCGCGAAGTCGCCAGGGACTGGATCACCTATGGCGATCCGCCGCACAAGTTCGAGGCCGGAACGCCACCGATAGTCGAGGCGATCGGGCTTGGCGCTGCGATCGACTACGTCAATTCGATCGGCAAGGAGCGGATCGCCGCGCATGAGCACGGCCTGCTCACCTACGCGCAGGAGCGCCTGCGCGAGATCAACTCGCTGCGCCTGATCGGCACCGCCCGCAACAAGGGCCCGGTGATCTCGTTCGAGATGAAAGGCGCACATCCCCACGATGTGGCGACCGTGATCGACCGGCAGGGCATTGCCGTCCGCGCCGGCACGCATTGCGTGATGCCGCTTTTAGAGCGGTTCAACGTCACGGCCACCTGCCGCGCGTCGTTCGGGATGTATAATACGCGTGAAGAAGTCGACCATCTGGCGCAAGCGCTGATCAAGGCGCGGGAATTGTTCGCATGA
- the sufD gene encoding Fe-S cluster assembly protein SufD — MNVVAKTETGRALGDAFAVVRDRLPGKGKIADQRRQAFEAYERLGLPHRRIEDWKYTDLRALMREVLPLAAAPDATAVDRAAATAKSRAIDGVCRLVLVDGAFAPTLSDLGNLEKGLSVRPLREVLDAGDGALSAQAFASDNSNPMIALNGAMATDGVVIDVADGTVLSQPLHIVHVATGATPAAMFTRSLLRLGRDTGATLVESYLAADGVKAYQTYDALVVAIGDNTRLDHIRLVEDAIEAFNISSATVSLGAHAHFNTFGMTSGGHVSRYQLTIAFAGEGSRVETNGVNLIKGTQHADTTLFLDHAVPNCASREVFRAVVDGRAHSVFQGRIVVRPDAQKTDAKMMTRALLLSDEAEADNKPELEIFADDVTCGHGATAGALDESLLFYMRARGLPEKEAQALLIQAFVGEAIETIANDDLREIAIATARRWLEARA; from the coding sequence ATGAACGTTGTTGCAAAGACCGAGACCGGGCGCGCGCTGGGCGATGCTTTCGCCGTCGTGCGCGACCGTCTGCCGGGCAAGGGCAAGATCGCCGATCAGCGGCGCCAGGCGTTCGAGGCCTATGAGCGCCTGGGCCTGCCGCACCGCCGCATCGAGGACTGGAAATACACCGATCTGCGCGCGCTGATGCGCGAGGTGCTGCCGCTCGCGGCGGCGCCGGATGCCACCGCGGTCGATCGCGCCGCCGCGACCGCGAAGTCGCGGGCGATCGATGGCGTGTGCCGTCTGGTGCTGGTCGACGGCGCCTTCGCGCCGACGCTGTCCGATCTGGGCAATCTCGAAAAGGGGCTCAGCGTCCGCCCGCTGCGCGAAGTGCTCGACGCCGGCGACGGCGCGCTCTCGGCGCAGGCGTTTGCCTCGGACAATTCCAATCCGATGATCGCGCTGAACGGCGCCATGGCGACCGATGGTGTCGTCATCGACGTCGCCGATGGCACGGTGCTGTCGCAGCCACTGCACATTGTCCACGTGGCGACCGGCGCCACCCCGGCCGCGATGTTCACGCGGTCGCTGCTCCGGCTCGGCCGCGATACCGGTGCGACGTTGGTGGAGAGCTATCTCGCCGCTGATGGCGTCAAGGCCTACCAGACCTACGACGCGCTGGTCGTCGCGATCGGCGACAACACGCGGCTCGATCACATCCGCCTGGTCGAAGACGCCATCGAGGCCTTCAACATCTCCTCGGCGACCGTGTCGCTCGGCGCGCACGCGCATTTCAACACATTCGGCATGACCAGCGGCGGCCATGTCAGCCGCTACCAGCTCACGATCGCGTTCGCCGGCGAGGGCTCGAGGGTCGAGACCAACGGCGTCAACCTGATCAAGGGCACTCAGCACGCCGACACCACGCTATTCCTGGACCATGCGGTGCCGAACTGTGCGAGCCGCGAGGTCTTCCGCGCCGTCGTCGACGGCCGTGCGCACTCCGTATTTCAGGGCCGCATCGTCGTTCGCCCCGATGCCCAGAAGACCGACGCCAAGATGATGACCCGCGCGCTGCTGCTGTCCGACGAGGCGGAGGCCGACAACAAGCCGGAGCTCGAGATCTTCGCCGATGACGTCACCTGCGGCCATGGCGCGACCGCCGGCGCGCTCGACGAGAGCCTGCTGTTCTACATGCGCGCCCGCGGCCTGCCGGAGAAGGAAGCGCAGGCGCTGCTGATCCAGGCGTTCGTCGGCGAGGCGATCGAGACGATTGCCAACGATGACTTGCGCGAGATCGCGATCGCGACCGCGCGGCGTTGGCTCGAGGCGAGGGCGTGA
- the sufC gene encoding Fe-S cluster assembly ATPase SufC — protein sequence MTALLEVKDLKVRVEEREILHGLSLTVNPGEVHAIMGPNGSGKSTLSHVIAGKPGYEVTDGQILFRGEDLLEMEPNERAAKGVFLAFQYPVEIPGVTTWNFLHAALNAQRKARGEEEISSPAFLKKVREVAKSLNVPQDMLKRGVNVGYSGGEKKRNEILQMALFEPAVCILDEMDSGLDIDALRIAADGVNALRSPERAMVVITHYQRLLNYIVPDFVHVMSKGRVVKSGGKELALELEESGYTQFEDAA from the coding sequence ATGACTGCGTTGCTTGAAGTGAAAGATCTGAAGGTCCGTGTCGAGGAGCGTGAGATTCTCCATGGGCTTTCGCTCACGGTGAATCCGGGCGAGGTGCACGCGATCATGGGGCCGAACGGCTCCGGCAAGTCGACGCTGAGCCACGTCATCGCCGGCAAGCCGGGTTACGAGGTCACCGACGGACAAATCCTGTTCAGGGGCGAGGACCTGCTGGAGATGGAGCCGAACGAGCGTGCCGCGAAGGGCGTGTTCCTGGCGTTCCAGTATCCGGTCGAGATTCCCGGCGTGACCACCTGGAATTTCCTGCATGCCGCGCTGAACGCGCAGCGCAAGGCGCGCGGCGAGGAGGAGATATCGTCGCCGGCCTTCCTCAAGAAAGTCCGCGAGGTCGCCAAGTCCTTGAACGTCCCGCAGGACATGCTCAAGCGCGGCGTCAATGTCGGCTATTCCGGCGGCGAGAAGAAGCGCAATGAGATCCTGCAGATGGCGCTGTTCGAGCCGGCCGTCTGCATCCTCGACGAAATGGATTCCGGCCTCGACATCGACGCGCTGCGGATCGCGGCTGACGGCGTCAACGCCCTGCGTTCGCCGGAGCGCGCGATGGTGGTGATCACCCACTATCAGCGGCTGCTCAACTACATCGTGCCCGACTTCGTGCACGTGATGTCGAAGGGCCGGGTCGTCAAGAGCGGCGGCAAGGAGCTGGCGCTGGAGCTGGAAGAGTCCGGCTACACGCAATTCGAGGATGCCGCCTGA